One Lycium barbarum isolate Lr01 chromosome 5, ASM1917538v2, whole genome shotgun sequence genomic window carries:
- the LOC132640738 gene encoding flavin-containing monooxygenase FMO GS-OX5-like isoform X2: MAHSRKVAVIGAGVSGLVTARELQREGHRVIVFEKSNKLGGLWVYNPQIETDPLSVDPNREIIHSSLYKSLRTNLPRQLMSFSDYPFKGEKNGKILNFPGHEQVLKFLNEFAEDFGITDLIRFNTEVVRVAQVDFEENRWVVESKMDELSLEEVFDSVVICNGHHTIPRLANIPGINNWPGKQIHSHNYRVPEPFKDQIVVVIGGGPSGLDISRDIATVAKQVHLSTKPSKIGFSNLDSYANILNHSQIDHVDESGEVTFLDGSSIHADIILHCTGYKYDFPFLETDGIVSADGDRFVGPLYKHVFPPKLSPRLSFVGIPYQTIVFLMLEVQAKWIAKVLSGKVLLPSEEEMLADVEDHNRQLEEAGIPKRHTHRLNFHEMEYMDWVAAQVGLPSVDAGIKEMLWSIYKCAGEVGYDRYRDLWDVENLTQ; this comes from the exons ATGGCACATTCCCGGAAAGTAGCAGTAATCGGAGCCGGAGTATCGGGTCTAGTGACGGCGCGTGAGCTACAAAGAGAAGGCCACAGAGTTATAGTCTTTGAAAAATCGAACAAACTGGGTGGTCTATGGGTTTACAATCCCCAAATTGAGACTGATCCACTCAGTGTCGATCCAAATAGAGAAATTATTCACAGCAGTCTTTATAAGTCTCTTCGAACAAATCTACCAAGACAACTCATGAGTTTCAGCGATTATCCTTTCAAAGGCGAAAAAAATGGGAAAATATTGAATTTTCCTGGGCATGAACAAGTGTTGAAGTTTTTGAATGAGTTTGCTGAGGATTTTGGGATTACTGATTTGATTCGATTCAATACCGAAGTTGTACGAGTTGCTCAG GTTGATTTTGAGGAAAATCGTTGGGTTGTTGAGTCGAAAATGGATGAGTTGAGTTTAGAAGAGGTTTTTGATTCCGTTGTGATTTGTAATGGTCACCATACAATACCCAGACTTGCAAATATTCCAG GTATAAACAATTGGCCTGGAAAACAAATACATAGCCACAATTATCGAGTTCCTGAGCCATTTAAGGATCAG ATTGTAGTTGTAATTGGAGGTGGACCGAGTGGGCTTGATATTTCCCGAGACATAGCTACGGTAGCCAAACAAGTTCATCTTTCAACAAAACCTTCTAAAATTGGATTTTCAAATTTGGACAGTTATGCAAATATATTGAACCATTCACAG ATTGATCATGTTGATGAAAGTGGTGAAGTGACTTTCTTGGATGGATCTTCTATTCATGCTGATATCATTCTCCACTGCACAGG ATATAAGTATGATTTCCCATTTCTCGAAACTGATGGAATAGTAAGTGCAGATGGGGACCGTTTTGTTGGACCACTATACAAGCATGTGTTTCCTCCAAAGCTTTCTCCCCGGCTCTCTTTTGTTGGTATACCTTATCAG ACAATAGTGTTTCTCATGTTGGAAGTACAAGCCAAATGGATTGCAAAAGTGTTGTCTGGAAAGGTGCTTTTACCATCGGAGGAGGAGATGTTAGCTGATGTTGAGGATCATAATAGGCAACTTGAGGAAGCTGGGATCCCAAAACGTCACACGCATCGCCTAAACTTTCACGAG ATGGAGTACATGGACTGGGTAGCAGCTCAAGTGGGACTGCCATCAGTTGATGCCGGCATAAAGGAAATGCTTTGGAGTATTTACAAATGTGCTGGTGAAGTAGGGTATGATCGCTATAGGGATTTGTGGGATGTTGAGAATTTGACTCAAtag
- the LOC132640738 gene encoding flavin-containing monooxygenase FMO GS-OX5-like isoform X1 — MAHSRKVAVIGAGVSGLVTARELQREGHRVIVFEKSNKLGGLWVYNPQIETDPLSVDPNREIIHSSLYKSLRTNLPRQLMSFSDYPFKGEKNGKILNFPGHEQVLKFLNEFAEDFGITDLIRFNTEVVRVAQVVRVAQVDFEENRWVVESKMDELSLEEVFDSVVICNGHHTIPRLANIPGINNWPGKQIHSHNYRVPEPFKDQIVVVIGGGPSGLDISRDIATVAKQVHLSTKPSKIGFSNLDSYANILNHSQIDHVDESGEVTFLDGSSIHADIILHCTGYKYDFPFLETDGIVSADGDRFVGPLYKHVFPPKLSPRLSFVGIPYQTIVFLMLEVQAKWIAKVLSGKVLLPSEEEMLADVEDHNRQLEEAGIPKRHTHRLNFHEMEYMDWVAAQVGLPSVDAGIKEMLWSIYKCAGEVGYDRYRDLWDVENLTQ, encoded by the exons ATGGCACATTCCCGGAAAGTAGCAGTAATCGGAGCCGGAGTATCGGGTCTAGTGACGGCGCGTGAGCTACAAAGAGAAGGCCACAGAGTTATAGTCTTTGAAAAATCGAACAAACTGGGTGGTCTATGGGTTTACAATCCCCAAATTGAGACTGATCCACTCAGTGTCGATCCAAATAGAGAAATTATTCACAGCAGTCTTTATAAGTCTCTTCGAACAAATCTACCAAGACAACTCATGAGTTTCAGCGATTATCCTTTCAAAGGCGAAAAAAATGGGAAAATATTGAATTTTCCTGGGCATGAACAAGTGTTGAAGTTTTTGAATGAGTTTGCTGAGGATTTTGGGATTACTGATTTGATTCGATTCAATACCGAAGTTGTACGAGTTGCTCAG GTCGTACGAGTTGCGCAGGTTGATTTTGAGGAAAATCGTTGGGTTGTTGAGTCGAAAATGGATGAGTTGAGTTTAGAAGAGGTTTTTGATTCCGTTGTGATTTGTAATGGTCACCATACAATACCCAGACTTGCAAATATTCCAG GTATAAACAATTGGCCTGGAAAACAAATACATAGCCACAATTATCGAGTTCCTGAGCCATTTAAGGATCAG ATTGTAGTTGTAATTGGAGGTGGACCGAGTGGGCTTGATATTTCCCGAGACATAGCTACGGTAGCCAAACAAGTTCATCTTTCAACAAAACCTTCTAAAATTGGATTTTCAAATTTGGACAGTTATGCAAATATATTGAACCATTCACAG ATTGATCATGTTGATGAAAGTGGTGAAGTGACTTTCTTGGATGGATCTTCTATTCATGCTGATATCATTCTCCACTGCACAGG ATATAAGTATGATTTCCCATTTCTCGAAACTGATGGAATAGTAAGTGCAGATGGGGACCGTTTTGTTGGACCACTATACAAGCATGTGTTTCCTCCAAAGCTTTCTCCCCGGCTCTCTTTTGTTGGTATACCTTATCAG ACAATAGTGTTTCTCATGTTGGAAGTACAAGCCAAATGGATTGCAAAAGTGTTGTCTGGAAAGGTGCTTTTACCATCGGAGGAGGAGATGTTAGCTGATGTTGAGGATCATAATAGGCAACTTGAGGAAGCTGGGATCCCAAAACGTCACACGCATCGCCTAAACTTTCACGAG ATGGAGTACATGGACTGGGTAGCAGCTCAAGTGGGACTGCCATCAGTTGATGCCGGCATAAAGGAAATGCTTTGGAGTATTTACAAATGTGCTGGTGAAGTAGGGTATGATCGCTATAGGGATTTGTGGGATGTTGAGAATTTGACTCAAtag
- the LOC132640738 gene encoding flavin-containing monooxygenase FMO GS-OX5-like isoform X3, with product MAHSRKVAVIGAGVSGLVTARELQREGHRVIVFEKSNKLGGLWVYNPQIETDPLSVDPNREIIHSSLYKSLRTNLPRQLMSFSDYPFKGEKNGKILNFPGHEQVLKFLNEFAEDFGITDLIRFNTEVVRVAQVVRVAQVDFEENRWVVESKMDELSLEEVFDSVVICNGHHTIPRLANIPGINNWPGKQIHSHNYRVPEPFKDQIVVVIGGGPSGLDISRDIATVAKQVHLSTKPSKIGFSNLDSYANILNHSQIDHVDESGEVTFLDGSSIHADIILHCTGYKYDFPFLETDGIVSADGDRFVGPLYKHVFPPKLSPRLSFVGIPYQTIVFLMLEVQAKWIAKVLSGKVLLPSEEEMLADVEDHNRQLEEAGIPKRHTHRLNFHEEVAGASRENGLLHKCKLRLHANII from the exons ATGGCACATTCCCGGAAAGTAGCAGTAATCGGAGCCGGAGTATCGGGTCTAGTGACGGCGCGTGAGCTACAAAGAGAAGGCCACAGAGTTATAGTCTTTGAAAAATCGAACAAACTGGGTGGTCTATGGGTTTACAATCCCCAAATTGAGACTGATCCACTCAGTGTCGATCCAAATAGAGAAATTATTCACAGCAGTCTTTATAAGTCTCTTCGAACAAATCTACCAAGACAACTCATGAGTTTCAGCGATTATCCTTTCAAAGGCGAAAAAAATGGGAAAATATTGAATTTTCCTGGGCATGAACAAGTGTTGAAGTTTTTGAATGAGTTTGCTGAGGATTTTGGGATTACTGATTTGATTCGATTCAATACCGAAGTTGTACGAGTTGCTCAG GTCGTACGAGTTGCGCAGGTTGATTTTGAGGAAAATCGTTGGGTTGTTGAGTCGAAAATGGATGAGTTGAGTTTAGAAGAGGTTTTTGATTCCGTTGTGATTTGTAATGGTCACCATACAATACCCAGACTTGCAAATATTCCAG GTATAAACAATTGGCCTGGAAAACAAATACATAGCCACAATTATCGAGTTCCTGAGCCATTTAAGGATCAG ATTGTAGTTGTAATTGGAGGTGGACCGAGTGGGCTTGATATTTCCCGAGACATAGCTACGGTAGCCAAACAAGTTCATCTTTCAACAAAACCTTCTAAAATTGGATTTTCAAATTTGGACAGTTATGCAAATATATTGAACCATTCACAG ATTGATCATGTTGATGAAAGTGGTGAAGTGACTTTCTTGGATGGATCTTCTATTCATGCTGATATCATTCTCCACTGCACAGG ATATAAGTATGATTTCCCATTTCTCGAAACTGATGGAATAGTAAGTGCAGATGGGGACCGTTTTGTTGGACCACTATACAAGCATGTGTTTCCTCCAAAGCTTTCTCCCCGGCTCTCTTTTGTTGGTATACCTTATCAG ACAATAGTGTTTCTCATGTTGGAAGTACAAGCCAAATGGATTGCAAAAGTGTTGTCTGGAAAGGTGCTTTTACCATCGGAGGAGGAGATGTTAGCTGATGTTGAGGATCATAATAGGCAACTTGAGGAAGCTGGGATCCCAAAACGTCACACGCATCGCCTAAACTTTCACGAG GAAGTCGCGGGTGCAAGCCGTGAAAACGGTCTCTTACATAAATGCAAGCTAAGGCTGCACGCCAACATAATATG A